TTCTGCATCCAGAAAAGGCGTGACGGCGCGCAGGCAGTTGGCGCAGTTGATCGAGGTTTTGAATTGTAGGGTAGGCATAGGAGCAAAGGTTGAGCCGCGGCAGCAACTGAGCAGCTTCAGCGGCGGATGATACTAAGATAACAGTGCATGTGCTACAAAAGTATCAACGTGAATAAAGCCGGGAGGTATAGACTTTGGCTGATGAAGTGTAAAGTTTTGGGATTATTTTCACTGCTCTATAGCTCCGTAAAATCAAATGAAGAAGTATTACTGTGACGACCAGTTTCAAACTTATCCGCCACAATATTGGCATATAGTGCTAAACTGGATTTTGCCGAAGGCAAACTATGTAGAAGTGAGCCGATCCTTTATTAACACGGAGCTACCGGCTGTGCTAGCAGCAGCACAAGTTGCTCTGCCAAATATTGCTACGCGAGTATACACCGCAACGCACCGTTTTCTTATTACCCAAGAAGTAGTAGAGTATATAACCAGTAAGTCATACGAGGACTTTGATTATGGGCATGGCGAATTTGAGGATCCGGCCTTCTTTCAAGACGATATTCTTCTGCTTGGTACTATAAGTCACGAAGATTACGTGGTGATGCTACTGGATGAAGTAGAACGGCAACAAATCGAGACATTAGGGTTTAACTTTTGGTGTGAATGGACATCTGAATGAACAGGTCCCATCTACGCTGGCCGCACCGCCCGCTTCTCCAGAATCACTTGTATGCGGAAGGTGCTCAGAATCTGCCGAATACACATAAGGGCTAAGTTAGCCAAGCCAACCTAACCCTTATAGTTGAATCTCAGACCGACATATACGGCCAGTCAGATCTAATTCCAGCCGCCACCCAAGGCTCTATAAACATTCACCTTGGCATTCAACTGCTGCATTCTGGTTTCGATGAGGTCAAACTTTGATTCTAGTGCCTCCCGCTGGGTAAAGAGTACTTCGGAGTAGTCGGCTCTTGCTGAGCGGAAGAGGCTATTGGAAATATTACTTGACTCATTGAGAGCCTGTACTTGCTTTGCTTTCTCATCGTATCCCTTCTCCAAGTTACTGATGTTGGAGAGCTGGTTGGCTACTTCAATGTAGGCATTGAGCAAAGTCCGTTCGTAATTGTAGACGGCCTGGGTCTGCTGGGCGTTAGCATTGGAATACGCGGCCTTTATCCCGTTTCTGTTGATCAGCGGCGCAGCAACGTCACCAGCCAGCGAGAATAGCATGGATTCGGGGGTGCTTACCAACAAGCCAGGCCGGAACGCCGCCACACCGATGGCTCCGGAGATACCCAGTGAAGGGTAAAAGTTGGCCCTGGCCACCTGCACATCCAGCTTGGCCGCCACCAGATTCTGTTCGGCCTGCCGGACATCGGGCCGGTTGCTCAGCAACTGGGAAGGAAGCCCCACCCGAATGGCTTGCGGTACGGCGTCGTTGAAAGCCTCATCGTTGCGGGAAATAGGCCGTGGGTACCGACCCGCCAGAAAGTTGAGCCGATTCTCCGCTTCGGTGATGCGCTGCTGGAGAGCATACTGAATGCTGCGGGTGTTGTGCACCTGGGCTTCAAAGCGGCGCACAGCCAATTCGGTCACCCGCGCGGCTTCTTTTTGCAGGCGTACGATCTCCAGAGCATTGCTTTGAATCTCAATATTCTGCTTCACGATGGCCAATTGATTATCAAGCGCCAGCAGTTCGTAATACGAGGTGGCAATTTCCGCAATCAGGTTTGTCACCATGAAGTTTCGCCCCTCCACGGAAGCCAGGTATCGGCTCACGGCCGCTTTCTTCGCGTTGCGCAACTTGTGCCAGATATCCACTTCCCAGGTAGCAAAAGCGCCCACTTGAAAATCTGTTAGTGGATCGGGTGTCCGCCTTTCCGGCTTGATATCGACGCTTTCCTCCGTTGCCCCCTGAAGCGTGTACCGCCCCACTTTATCGACCCCAGCCTTGGCACCTAAGCCCACAAAGGGCAAATACTCCCCTTGTCGGGCGCGAATTTCATTGCGGGAAATCTCAATCTCCTGCAACGTGATGTTTAGCTCCTGATTGTTTTGCAGGGCCGTGTCAATCAGCGCTTTTAAGCTTGGGTCGGTAAAGAAATCCTGCCACCGGACTTTGGCCGTGCTGGTGCTGTCCTGCACGGAATTGTTGTAGCTGGCCGGAACCTGACGGCTTTCATTCTTGACTACTAGCTCCGGCGTTTTACAAGCGGCAATAGTAAGCGCCAAGCCGGCGGCGCTCAAGCATTGATAAAGGCGTCTCTTAAGCATAAGGCTCTGTTTCTTCAATTAATACGCGAGGCTCAATACCCTCCAGCACCGGGTATTCGTTTTCGTCCCGAATCAGCTTGTTCTTGCCGGCCAGCGTGCCGAAGAAGTAATACAAGCCGGGGATGATAATTACCCCGAACACAGTACCGAACAGCATACCGCCCAGTGCCGAGCTGCCGATGGTGCGGTTACCAATGGCGCCAGCACCCGTGGCCACTACCAGCGGAATAAGGCCTGCTATAAAGGCAAAGGAAGTCATCAGAATGGGGCGGAAACGAACCCGCGCTCCTTCAATAGCCGCGTCGCGCACCGACATGCCTTCCTCGTGTTTCGAGGCCGCAAATTCCACAATCAGTACGGCGTTCTTCCCCAGCAAACCCACCAACATGACGAGGCCCACCTGCGCATAAATGTCGTTGGCCAGGCCAAAGATTTTAATAAACAAGAACGATCCGAACACCCCCGCGACGAGGGAGAATATTACCGCCAGCGGCAGCAGGAAGCTCTCATATTGTGCGGCGAGCACTAGGTACACGAACACCAGCACCACCATGAAAATAACGGTGGACTCGTTGCCTCGGCTCACTTCATCTTTCGACAGGCCACCCCAGTCGATGCCGTAGCCGTGGGGCAGGTCTTGCGCCACTTCCTGTACAGCTTTGATGGCCTCACCGCTGCTGTAGCCCGGCGCCGCGCCGCCCCGAATGGAGCCGGTAGTGTACATATTGTAGCGGTTGAT
The window above is part of the Hymenobacter radiodurans genome. Proteins encoded here:
- a CDS encoding TolC family protein is translated as MLKRRLYQCLSAAGLALTIAACKTPELVVKNESRQVPASYNNSVQDSTSTAKVRWQDFFTDPSLKALIDTALQNNQELNITLQEIEISRNEIRARQGEYLPFVGLGAKAGVDKVGRYTLQGATEESVDIKPERRTPDPLTDFQVGAFATWEVDIWHKLRNAKKAAVSRYLASVEGRNFMVTNLIAEIATSYYELLALDNQLAIVKQNIEIQSNALEIVRLQKEAARVTELAVRRFEAQVHNTRSIQYALQQRITEAENRLNFLAGRYPRPISRNDEAFNDAVPQAIRVGLPSQLLSNRPDVRQAEQNLVAAKLDVQVARANFYPSLGISGAIGVAAFRPGLLVSTPESMLFSLAGDVAAPLINRNGIKAAYSNANAQQTQAVYNYERTLLNAYIEVANQLSNISNLEKGYDEKAKQVQALNESSNISNSLFRSARADYSEVLFTQREALESKFDLIETRMQQLNAKVNVYRALGGGWN